GAGAAGACGGGATTGAGAGAGACCCTTGGAACCTGATCCGGTTCAAACCGGCGGAGGAAGTGCGGCAGAAGACGAGGCCCGTTGGCTCTGCGTCTCGCGCTCCTCCGCCACAGAGTGGAGCACGAATGAGCAAGAGAAACGGTAGCGAGGCCGTCGGGACCGACTATCCAGATGCGTTCCCGAACTCCAAGAAGGTCTACGTCGAGGGCACCCGGGGGGTCGCCGTACCGATGCGGGAGATCCACCTGTCGGGCGGAGAGCCGCCGCTACGCGTGTACGACACGAGTGGTCCTCAAGACCTCGATGTGCGTCAGGGGCTGCCTCCGCTTCGCGAGGAGTGGATCCGCGCGCGCGGCGCGTACGAGACCGGGCGCACGCGTGAGCTCGCGGCCGATGTCGAAATGCCGGAAGCCCTGAAGCCTCGTACGGTCCGCGGCTCCGGCTCCGTCACGCAGATGACGTATGCCAGGAACGGCGAGATCACGCCCGAGATGGAGTTCGTCGCGATCCGCGAGGGCGTCGAGCCCGTGTTCGTGCGCGACGAAGTCGCGCGAGGTCGCGCGATCATCCCAGCGAACGTCAACCACCCGGAGATCGAGCCGATGGCCATCGGCCGCAAGTTCAAGGTGAAGATCAACGCCAACATCGGGAACTCGGCGGTGAGCTCCTCGATCGAAGAAGAGGTCGCGAAGCTCCGTTGGGCGACGCTCTGGGGCGCCGATACGGTCATGGATCTGTCGACCGGCAAGAACATCCACGAGACGCGGGAGTGGATCCTCCGCAACTCGCCCGTCCCGATCGGGACGGTGCCGATCTATCAGGCGCTCGAGAAGGTCGACGGCGTGCCAGAGGAGCTCACCTGGGAGATCTACCGCGACACGATCATCGAGCAATGTGAGCAGGGCGTAGACTATTTCACGGTGCACGCCGGCGTTCTGCTGCGCTTCATCCCGATGACGGCGAACCGCATGACGGGCATCGTGTCGCGGGGTGGCTCGATTCTCGCCAAATGGTGCCTGACTCACCACAAGGAAAACTTCACCTACACGCACTTCCCCGAGTTGTGCGAGATCATGGCCGAGTACGACGTCTCGTTCTCGCTGGGCGACGGTCTCCGACCAGGCTCGATCGCGGACGCGAACGACGAGGCGCAGTTCGCCGAGTTGAAGGTGCAGGGGGAATTGACCCGCATCGCGTGGCAGCACGGCGTTCAGGTGATGAACGAAGGGCCGGGACACGTCCCCATGCATCTCATCAAGGAGAACATGGAGAAGCAGCTCGAGTGGTGTGAGGAGGCGCCGTTCTACACGCTCGGGCCGCTGACGACGGACATCGCGCCCGCCTACGACCACATCACGAGCGCGATCGGCGCCGCGCAGATCGGCTGGTACGGCACGGCGATGCTCTGCTACGTCACTCCGAAGGAGCACCTCGGTCTCCCCAACCGCGACGACGTGAAGCGCGGCGTGATCACCTACAGGATCGCGGCGCACGCGGCGGACCTGGCGAAGGGCCACGCGGGTGCCCAGGAGTGGGACGACGCGATCTCGAAGGCGCGCTTCGAGTTTCGGTGGCGTGACCAGTTCAACCTGGCGCTGGACCCGATCACGGCGGAGGAGTATCACGACGAGACGCTTCCGGCAGAGGGCGCCAAAGTCGCTCACTTCTGCTCGATGTGCGGGCCGAAGTTCTGCTCGATGAGGATCACCGAAGACATCCGGCAGTTCGCGAAAGAGCAGGGTCTGGAGACCGTCGAAGCCATCGAGGCGGGCATGGAGCAAAAGGCGGCGGAGTTCCGCGAGAAGGGCGGCGAGATCTACGTGGAGGTGGGTGACTGACCATGCGCCGACCTAAGCGCTGGCTCAGCCTCCGCGGGTTCGCGTGCGGCTGGCCCGGTCCGTGGTGGGCTCGGATCCGGGAGGCACCGGGGGGCCGACGTCGCCGTTGCCCCGCCCTCTCTGAAGCCCGCGACGCACTTGGTCGGCGGCGTCAGAGGGTGGGCGACCCTCGCGGATGAGCCGCCGCACGTCGGCCGGGATGTCGAGCATCCGGTCCTCTCGAATCCGGCGCGCGATCGCGTCACGAAGTACCGCCAGCGCCCGGTCCGTGGGGACGCCGGCTTCGTGGAGCTCGGTCAAGACCAGCACCGCCATCGGCGAGCGAGCCGCCTCGGAGTCGAGTGACCGGAGCGCATCCGCAGGGACGCCCCGAAGAAGCGCGTCGGCTCCGGCGACAAGCGACGGTACCGCTGCAGTGGGTCCAAAAGCGTTCCGCGCCTCCCCGAGCCGCCCGGCGAGCGCCTCGATGGCCGGCATGAGCCGATCCATGGACACGCGCTTGGCCACGCCCTCGAGGGCTTTGCTGAAGAGCGGCTCGTCGGGGATCCCGGACGAGCTCCCATCGGCGGCCAGCGCAGACACGTTCTCGAAGACGGCAGCCGGGAGCGTGCGCTGGGCTCTCTCCCGCGCAGTCTCCTGTGCCTGCGCGGCAGGCGTCACGAGTACGGCGAGCGTGAGCAGTGTCAGTGGTGTGCGTGTCATGATCCGACTCCTT
The genomic region above belongs to Gemmatimonadota bacterium and contains:
- the thiC gene encoding phosphomethylpyrimidine synthase ThiC, which codes for MSKRNGSEAVGTDYPDAFPNSKKVYVEGTRGVAVPMREIHLSGGEPPLRVYDTSGPQDLDVRQGLPPLREEWIRARGAYETGRTRELAADVEMPEALKPRTVRGSGSVTQMTYARNGEITPEMEFVAIREGVEPVFVRDEVARGRAIIPANVNHPEIEPMAIGRKFKVKINANIGNSAVSSSIEEEVAKLRWATLWGADTVMDLSTGKNIHETREWILRNSPVPIGTVPIYQALEKVDGVPEELTWEIYRDTIIEQCEQGVDYFTVHAGVLLRFIPMTANRMTGIVSRGGSILAKWCLTHHKENFTYTHFPELCEIMAEYDVSFSLGDGLRPGSIADANDEAQFAELKVQGELTRIAWQHGVQVMNEGPGHVPMHLIKENMEKQLEWCEEAPFYTLGPLTTDIAPAYDHITSAIGAAQIGWYGTAMLCYVTPKEHLGLPNRDDVKRGVITYRIAAHAADLAKGHAGAQEWDDAISKARFEFRWRDQFNLALDPITAEEYHDETLPAEGAKVAHFCSMCGPKFCSMRITEDIRQFAKEQGLETVEAIEAGMEQKAAEFREKGGEIYVEVGD